A genomic stretch from Gopherus flavomarginatus isolate rGopFla2 chromosome 3, rGopFla2.mat.asm, whole genome shotgun sequence includes:
- the LOC127048273 gene encoding spondin-2-like isoform X1 yields the protein METSTLEMENLMLGYSSCKLIWTLLITILGYTSCLPVGDDSVCTAEEIAKYSIVFVGKWSQAAFPKQYPLYRPPAQWSSLLGVTHSSDYNMWKKDEYVSNGVRDFAEKGEAWTLMKEIEAAGEKIQSVHGIFSAPAISSGTGQTFTELEAHSRHSSVSFIVRIVPSPDWFVGVDSLNLCEGDHWKEQETVDLFPYDAGTDSGFTFSSPNFATIPQDTVTEITCSSPSHPANSFYYPKLKSLPPIARVTIVKLKRNQLGLPGSQPNLTAVGNEIDDSVSETPLDCEISLWSSWGLCRGTCGKIGTKTRTRYVRLQPANNGTPCPNLDEETECEPDNCI from the exons ATGGAAACTTCAACTCT GGAAATGGAAAACCTGATGCTTGGCTACAGTTCCTGTAAACTTATCTGGACACTGCTTATAACAATTTTAGGCTATACCAGCTGTCTGCCTGTGGGTGATGATTCTGTTTGCACAGCAGAGGAAATTGCTAAGTACAGCATAGTCTTTGTAGGGAAATGGAGTCAGGCTGCTTTCCCTAAGCAGTATCCCCTTTATAGGCCTCCAGCACAGTGGTCTTCCTTGCTAG GTGTTACCCATAGTTCTGACTATAACATGTGGAAAAAGGATGAATATGTCAGCAATGGTGTGCGTGATTTTGCTGAAAAGGGTGAAGCCTGGACATTAATGAAGGAAATAGAAGCAGCTGGAGAAAAAATTCAAAGTGTGCATGGAATCTTTTCAGCTCCTGCCATTTCCAGTGGTACAGGACAAACCTTCACGGAATTAGAAGCACATTCAAGGCACTCCTCA GTTTCTTTTATTGTACGAATTGTGCCCAGCCCCGATTGGTTTGTGGGTGTTGACAGTCTAAATCTATGTGAAGGAGATCATTGGAAAGAACAAGAAACAGTAGATCTTTTTCCATATGATGCTGGAACAGACAGTGGTTTCACATTTTCCTCACCAAACTTTGCCACTATTCCACAGGATACTGTTACAGAG aTCACTTGTTCCTCTCCAAGTCACCCAGCAAACTCATTTTATTATCCCAAGCTAAAAAGTTTGCCACCTATTGCTCGAGTAACCATTGTAAAACTTAAAAGAAACCAGCTGGGTCTTCCTGGTTCTCAGCCTAACCTGACTGCAGTAGGCAATGAAATAGATGACTCTGTCTCAG AAACGCCATTGGACTGTGAGATTTCACTGTGGTCTTCCTGGGGTCTTTGCAGAGGTACTTGTGGAAAGATAGGGACCAAAACCAGAACTCGTTATGTACGCCTTCAACCTGCCAATAATGGAACTCCTTGTCCAAACCTGGATGAAGAAACAGAATGTGAACCGGACAATTGTATCTGA
- the LOC127048273 gene encoding spondin-2-like isoform X2, whose protein sequence is MENLMLGYSSCKLIWTLLITILGYTSCLPVGDDSVCTAEEIAKYSIVFVGKWSQAAFPKQYPLYRPPAQWSSLLGVTHSSDYNMWKKDEYVSNGVRDFAEKGEAWTLMKEIEAAGEKIQSVHGIFSAPAISSGTGQTFTELEAHSRHSSVSFIVRIVPSPDWFVGVDSLNLCEGDHWKEQETVDLFPYDAGTDSGFTFSSPNFATIPQDTVTEITCSSPSHPANSFYYPKLKSLPPIARVTIVKLKRNQLGLPGSQPNLTAVGNEIDDSVSETPLDCEISLWSSWGLCRGTCGKIGTKTRTRYVRLQPANNGTPCPNLDEETECEPDNCI, encoded by the exons ATGGAAAACCTGATGCTTGGCTACAGTTCCTGTAAACTTATCTGGACACTGCTTATAACAATTTTAGGCTATACCAGCTGTCTGCCTGTGGGTGATGATTCTGTTTGCACAGCAGAGGAAATTGCTAAGTACAGCATAGTCTTTGTAGGGAAATGGAGTCAGGCTGCTTTCCCTAAGCAGTATCCCCTTTATAGGCCTCCAGCACAGTGGTCTTCCTTGCTAG GTGTTACCCATAGTTCTGACTATAACATGTGGAAAAAGGATGAATATGTCAGCAATGGTGTGCGTGATTTTGCTGAAAAGGGTGAAGCCTGGACATTAATGAAGGAAATAGAAGCAGCTGGAGAAAAAATTCAAAGTGTGCATGGAATCTTTTCAGCTCCTGCCATTTCCAGTGGTACAGGACAAACCTTCACGGAATTAGAAGCACATTCAAGGCACTCCTCA GTTTCTTTTATTGTACGAATTGTGCCCAGCCCCGATTGGTTTGTGGGTGTTGACAGTCTAAATCTATGTGAAGGAGATCATTGGAAAGAACAAGAAACAGTAGATCTTTTTCCATATGATGCTGGAACAGACAGTGGTTTCACATTTTCCTCACCAAACTTTGCCACTATTCCACAGGATACTGTTACAGAG aTCACTTGTTCCTCTCCAAGTCACCCAGCAAACTCATTTTATTATCCCAAGCTAAAAAGTTTGCCACCTATTGCTCGAGTAACCATTGTAAAACTTAAAAGAAACCAGCTGGGTCTTCCTGGTTCTCAGCCTAACCTGACTGCAGTAGGCAATGAAATAGATGACTCTGTCTCAG AAACGCCATTGGACTGTGAGATTTCACTGTGGTCTTCCTGGGGTCTTTGCAGAGGTACTTGTGGAAAGATAGGGACCAAAACCAGAACTCGTTATGTACGCCTTCAACCTGCCAATAATGGAACTCCTTGTCCAAACCTGGATGAAGAAACAGAATGTGAACCGGACAATTGTATCTGA
- the LOC127048331 gene encoding transmembrane emp24 domain-containing protein 11-like isoform X1, which yields MKSHLIGILLSFWVAVSPALYFHSGEREEKCIIEDIPSDTLITGSYKVQQWDVHEHRFLESAPGLGMFVTITTPTKELLLSKLYGPQGTFSFTSHLPGEHNICLQSNSTKLISFGGSKLRIHLDIRVGEHFLDEAIAQAKDKVNEVNFRLGHLIEQIHHISKEQNYHREREEYFRLTSEETNNNILRWALAQTLILILVGFWQMKCLKDFFIAKKLV from the exons ATGAAGAGCCACTTAATAGGAATTCTTTTGAGCTTCTGGGTTGCTGTCTCACCTGCTTTGTATTTTCATTCaggggaaagagaggagaaaTGCATAATAGAAGACATTCCAAGTGATACCTTGATTACTG GGAGTTACAAGGTACAGCAATGGGATGTGCATGAACACAGGTTTCTTGAATCTGCTCCTGGTTTGGGAATGTTTGTGACCATTACAACTCCTACTAAGGAG CTACTGTTGTCAAAATTGTATGGTCCACAAGGAACATTCTCTTTTACGTCACACTTACCTGGGGAGCATAATATCTGTTTGCAGTCTAACTCCACAAAGCTTATCTCATTTGGAGGAAGTAAACTG CGTATCCACTTGGACATTAGAGTTGGAGAACATTTTCTTGATGAAGCTATCGCTCAAGCCAAGGACAAAGTTAATGAGGTTAACTTTAGACTCGGACATCTAATTGAGCAAATTCATCACATATCCAAAGAACAAAACTATCACAGA GAACGTGAGGAGTACTTTCGATTGACAAGTGAAGAAACTAACAACAATATCCTGCGGTGGGCTCTTGCACAAACACTGATCCTTATCTTAGTTGGattctggcaaatgaaatgtCTTAAAGATTTCTTTATTGCTAAAAAGCTTGTTTAA
- the LOC127048331 gene encoding transmembrane emp24 domain-containing protein 11-like isoform X2: MFVTITTPTKELLLSKLYGPQGTFSFTSHLPGEHNICLQSNSTKLISFGGSKLRIHLDIRVGEHFLDEAIAQAKDKVNEVNFRLGHLIEQIHHISKEQNYHREREEYFRLTSEETNNNILRWALAQTLILILVGFWQMKCLKDFFIAKKLV; this comes from the exons ATGTTTGTGACCATTACAACTCCTACTAAGGAG CTACTGTTGTCAAAATTGTATGGTCCACAAGGAACATTCTCTTTTACGTCACACTTACCTGGGGAGCATAATATCTGTTTGCAGTCTAACTCCACAAAGCTTATCTCATTTGGAGGAAGTAAACTG CGTATCCACTTGGACATTAGAGTTGGAGAACATTTTCTTGATGAAGCTATCGCTCAAGCCAAGGACAAAGTTAATGAGGTTAACTTTAGACTCGGACATCTAATTGAGCAAATTCATCACATATCCAAAGAACAAAACTATCACAGA GAACGTGAGGAGTACTTTCGATTGACAAGTGAAGAAACTAACAACAATATCCTGCGGTGGGCTCTTGCACAAACACTGATCCTTATCTTAGTTGGattctggcaaatgaaatgtCTTAAAGATTTCTTTATTGCTAAAAAGCTTGTTTAA